A stretch of Arctopsyche grandis isolate Sample6627 chromosome 9, ASM5162203v2, whole genome shotgun sequence DNA encodes these proteins:
- the LOC143916676 gene encoding chitinase-3-like protein 1, producing the protein MKLAIVVAVALVSLVATVASKPDKLVCYYGGWVVYRPGDGKYDIENIDPNLCTHVIYSFVGLDTSGEIKVLDPWIDLPDNWGKDGFGRFNSMKKINPDLKTLIAIGGWNEGSVKYSETFAIPAKRAVFVKSSVDFLKKYNFDGLDLDWEYPNQRGGKPEDVDNFSKLLQELRVEFDKYGYLLTAAVAAAETSFTQSYDVPKLGQYLHFINIMTYDFHGAWEKETGLNSPLYMSKIEEGTSFAGFNTDASIQAWMKYGAPASKVILGVGLYGRSFTIIDQNCITPRCPTSGPGAAGQFTREAGMLGYNEICLAEAGAKKMWDDEAQVPYMSWGNQWVGYDDERSAKLKVDYIKKYNLGGGMVWSVDTDDFHGKCGKGKNPLMTVLNRELGITQSGTTTPDPITTTTEDPGTGPTEEPGTTEEPTTTTTPAPTAPPPTPSPTDVCKFEGFNRDPYDCAVFYRCWIYEGQYEYMKFECGPGLWFDPDLIVCNFPSAVDCTPQTP; encoded by the exons ATGAAACTAGCAATAGTTGTGGCAGTAGCGCTGGTGAGCTTGGTGGCCACAGTCGCCAGCAAACCAG ACAAGCTCGTCTGCTACTATGGCGGTTGGGTAGTGTACAGACCTGGAGATGGAAAGTACGACATTGAGAACATCGATCCAAATCTTTGCACCCATGTTATCTATTCTTTCGTTGGCCTGGATACTTCAGGAGAAATCAAAGTATTGGATCCCTGGATTGATCTGCCCGACAATTGGGGCAAAG ACGGTTTCGGAAGGTTCAACAGTATGAAGAAAATCAACCCAGATTTGAAGACTTTAATTGCCATCGGAGGATGGAATGAGGGATCCGTCAAATACTCTGAG ACTTTCGCCATTCCAGCTAAGAGGGCAGTGTTCGTCAAGAGCTCCGTAGACTTCTTGAAGAAATACAATTTCGATGGTCTCGACTTGGATTGGGAATACCCCAACCAGAGAGGCGGCAAACCAGAGGATGTCGACAACTTCAGCAAGCTTTTGCAAGAACTCAGAGTCGAATTCGATAAGTATGGATACCTCCTAACTGCCGCTGTAGCAGCTGCCGAAACTTCATTCACCCAATCCTACGACGTACCTAAATTGGGACAATACTTGCACTTCATCAACATCATGACATACGATTTCCACGGAGCTTGGGAAAAAGAAACTGGTCTGAACTCTCCGCTTTACATGTCCAAGATTGAAGAAGGCACCAGTTTCGCTGGATTCAACACT GACGCCAGTATCCAAGCATGGATGAAATATGGAGCTCCTGCCTCTAAAGTCATCTTGGGCGTTGGATTGTACGGACGATCTTTCACCATCATCGATCAAAACTGCATCACCCCAAGGTGTCCAACTAGCGGTCCAGGAGCTGCCGGACAATTCACGAGGGAAGCTGGTATGCTGGGATACAATGAA atTTGCTTAGCTGAAGCAGGAGCCAAAAAAATGTGGGACGATGAAGCTCAAGTTCCATACATGTCATGGGGAAATCAATGGGTCGGCTATGACGATGAAAGATCCGCCAAATTGAAG GTTGATTACATCAAGAAATACAATCTCGGAGGTGGTATGGTTTGGAGTGTAGACACTGATGACTTCCACGGAAAATGCGGCAAAGGCAAAAACCCACTGATGACCGTGTTGAATAGGGAATTGGGAATCACCCAATCTGGAACTACAACACCTGATCCTATAACTACCACAACTGAAGATCCTGGTACTGGCCCCACTGAGGAGCCCGGCACTACTGAGGAACCTACCACAACAACGACTCCAGCCCCAACAGCACCACCACCAACTCCATCTCCTACCGATGTATGCAAGTTCGAAGGATTCAACCGAGATCCGTATGACTGCGCTGTCTTCTACAGATGCTGGATCTATGAAGGACAATACGAATACATGAAATTCGAGTGTGGACCTGGACTTTGGTTCGACCCTGATCTCATCGTTTGCAATTTCCCATCTGCAGTAGACTGCACGCCTCAAACACCCTAA
- the Ptpa gene encoding phosphotyrosyl phosphatase activator, whose amino-acid sequence MEPPVGSFVMDGHTFIRPEKAVKSMRDMPLWEKSEAYKELMTFILMTNEVVRGKSLSSEIQISDKIKRLTALLDRLFEIVKECPPINQPQRFGNKAFKNWYEIVKSRSASLLEEALSSEVHLAIPEISVYFEESFGNSTRIDYGTGHEASFIMFLCCLNKIGYFDNCDKTAIVCSVFYRYLELVRTLQQTYKMEPAGSHGVWSLDDFQFVPFIWGSSQLLGHSIIEPHKFLDEEILAKYGKDFMFLSCIEYIKCVKTGPFAEHSNQLWGISAVPSWVKINQGLIKMYTKEVIGKFPVVQHMLFGSLLSVQPAATPFKSIF is encoded by the exons ATGGAGCCTCCAGTGGGATCTTTTG TTATGGACGGACACACTTTCATCAGACCTGAAAAGGCAGTCAAATCGATGAGAGACATGCCATTGTGGGAGAAATCCGAAGCCTACAAG GAGTTGATGACTTTCATACTGATGACGAACGAAGTAGTCCGGGGCAAATCTTTATCGTCCGAAATCCAAATTTCCGACAAGATCAAACGACTGACAGCCCTCTTGGATAGACTGTTCGAAATCGTTAAAGAGTGCCCTCCGATCAATCAGCCGCAGAGATTTGGAAACAAGGCCTTCAAAAATTGGTACGAAATTGTTAAAAGT AGGTCGGCGTCTCTTTTAGAAGAAGCACTATCGTCCGAAGTTCACCTGGCGATACCCGAGATCAGCGTTTACTTCGAAGAGAGCTTCGGCAACTCGACGAGAATCGACTACGGCACCGGTCACGAAGCCTCCTTCATCATGTTCTTATGTTGTCTCAACAAAATCGGATACTTTGACAATTGTGATAAAACGGCAATCGTTTGTTCGGTATTTTACAG ATATCTAGAACTCGTCAGAACGTTGCAACAGACGTACAAAATGGAGCCTGCCGGAAGTCACGGAGTGTGGAGTCTCGACGATTTTCAATTCGTTCCGTTCATTTGGGGCAGTTCTCAACTGCTAG GTCACAGTATTATAGAGCCGCATAAATTTTTGGACGAAGAAATACTCGCCAAGTATGGAAAGGATTTCATGTTTCTGTCGTGCATTGAATACATCAAATGTGTCAAGACGGGTCCGTTTGCTGAGCACTCAAATCAGCTTTGGGGTATCAGTGCCGTGCCGAGTTGGGTCAAGATCAATCAGGGCTTAATCAAGATGTATACGAAAGAG GTTATAGGCAAGTTTCCCGTCGTTCAACACATGTTATTTGGATCACTCTTAAGCGTTCAACCGGCTGCTACACcttttaaatctattttttga
- the LOC143916675 gene encoding chitinase-3-like protein 1, with protein MRVGVLLGLALLGLVSVASGSKKVVCYYGAWSMYRPGAGKFDVENIDPFVCTHLIYSFVGLETWGGIRVMDPWQDLVEDWGRGGYQRFNNLKKVNPQLKTIVAIGGWNEGSENYSKTFRDPLKIASFVKESVAFLLKHGFDGLDLDWEYPNQRGGEPIDIESFSNLLKALRTEFDKYGFLLTGAVAAAEMSFSLSYDVPKLAQYMDFINIMAYDFHGAWENVTGHNAPINIAAVEAGTKFEGFSADASIKAWIRYGAPPEKLVMGVGLYGRAFTLSSSGCTGPRCPVKGAGNAGPFSREAGMLGYNEICSTERNDASAVKVWDEEAQVPYMVFGNNQWVGYDDEQSAALKVEYIKANNLGGAMVWSIDTDDFSGACGKGTFPLLNVLKRGLISGSTGTTPAPTTTSAPATTAAPTTTTAPATTTTAPVTTAGPGITANPPTAAPSSTTVSSEIPSTYECRFVGYNRDPERCDVFYQCYISKGEYKFSKFTCTAGLLFDLTKNTCNYAAAVDC; from the exons ATGAGAGTCGGTGTACTTTTGGGACTTGCCCTATTGGGCTTGGTCAGTGTGGCTAGTGGATCGA aaaaagtCGTGTGCTACTATGGCGCCTGGTCCATGTACAGACCCGGAGCAGGGAAGTTCGACGTAGAGAACATTGACCCATTCGTATGCACCCATTTGATCTATTCGTTCGTCGGCTTGGAAACTTGGGGAGGAATCAGAGTCATGGATCCATGGCAAGATTTGGTAGAGGACTGGGGAAGAG GTGGTTATCAAAGATTCAACAATTTGAAGAAAGTGAACCCGCAATTGAAGACCATAGTCGCCATCGGAGGATGGAACGAGGGATCTGAAAATTATTCCAAG ACCTTCAGAGATCCGCTCAAAATTGCTTCGTTCGTCAAGGAGTCTGTTGCTTTCTTGCTAAAACACGGATTCGATGGACTGGATTTGGATTGGGAATACCCAAATCAAAGAGGTGGTGAACCGATCGACATTGAAAGTTTCAGCAATTTGCTAAAAGCACTCAGAACCGAATTCGACAAGTACGGATTCTTGCTGACTGGCGCCGTGGCCGCTGCTGAAATGTCCTTCAGCCTCTCATACGACGTACCAAAATTGGCTCA ATATATGGACTTCATCAACATTATGGCTTACGATTTCCACGGAGCTTGGGAAAATGTAACTGGACACAACGCTCCAATCAACATTGCTGCAGTTGAGGCTGGAACCAAATTCGAAGGATTTAgtgct GATGCCAGTATCAAGGCATGGATCAGATATGGAGCTCCTCCTGAGAAGCTCGTTATGGGTGTTGGATTGTACGGTCGTGCTTTCACTCTTTCATCTTCCGGTTGCACTGGTCCTAGATGCCCAGTTAAGGGTGCTGGAAATGCTGGGCCATTCTCTAGGGAAGCTGGTATGCTCGGATATAACGAG ATCTGCTCGACTGAACGTAACGACGCAAGCGCTGTTAAAGTTTGGGATGAGGAAGCCCAAGTACCATACATGGTATTCGGCAACAACCAATGGGTAGGATACGACGATGAACAATCGGCCGCATTGAAG GTTGAATACATCAAAGCAAACAATCTTGGAGGTGCTATGGTTTGGAGTATCGACACTGATGACTTTAGCGGAGCTTGCGGCAAGGGTACTTTCCCACTGTTGAACGTTTTGAAGAGAGGTTTGATCAGTGGATCAACTGGAACCACACCTGCTCCTACTACCACTAGTGCTCCTGCTACCACTGCTGCTCCTACTACCACTACTGCTCCTGCTACCACTACCACTGCTCCTGTTACTACCGCTGGTCCTGGTATTACTGCCAACCCTCCCACTGCTGCTCCTTCTAGCACCACCGTATCTTCAGAAATACCTTCCACCTACGAGTGTAGATTTGTAGGATACAACCGAGATCCCGAGAGATGCGACGTCTTCTACCAATGCTATATCTCCAAAGGCGAGTACAAATTCTCGAAGTTCACATGCACAGCTGGGTTATTATTCGACCTCACGAAGAATACTTGCAATTATGCCGCCGCAGTAGATTGCTGA